A genome region from Anastrepha obliqua isolate idAnaObli1 chromosome 4, idAnaObli1_1.0, whole genome shotgun sequence includes the following:
- the LOC129246069 gene encoding ester hydrolase C11orf54-like, whose translation MATTLVTEELLYEEKPLYVPSLQELKGVIQSALAKNFETVSVEVGDCPDLKDSFYGLVDSGLGGSPLLLEIGGPPFLLPLVQRSKVYNLKEIVQKALPGEGKILAIGAGAGPFPLRNSNCEGIINLAIDEKGVFKNGSYTAKVHGPDEKCVLERIPENDPRCALLMNLFISRGAPGPVVKVKCSKRIGELNFVECIRLGLAENYKEKCVGMGGIFVLKKGAAHQHVMRDFSKTPLTTEEELNDWLKFYNMPAQLNALGTLITHENDLDLRLQHFHSFSKSNWGGHYHYDTTPEVVEYEAYLNVAERVVRVDRPLETHKVGRD comes from the exons ATGGCAACAACACTGGTTACCGAGGAACTTCTCTACGAGGAGAAGCCTTTGTATGTGCCATCATTGCAGGAACTAAAAGGAG TTATCCAAAGTGCATtggccaaaaattttgaaaccgtAAGCGTAGAAGTGGGTGATTGTCCTGACTTGAAGGATTCTTTTTACGGTCTAGTGGATTCCG GCTTGGGCGGTTCACCGCTGCTGCTCGAGATTGGCGGCCCTCCATTCCTGCTACCCCTCGTACAACGCTCCAAAGTGTACAACCTGAAAGAGATCGTACAGAAAGCACTCCCCGGCGAAGGTAAAATTTTAGCTATTGGTGCCGGTGCTGGCCCTTTCCCGTTACGCAATTCCAATTGTGAGGGCATCATCAATTTGGCTATCGATGAAAAGGGTGTCTTCAAAAATGGCAGCTACACCGCCAAGGTGCATGGTCCAGACGAGAAATGTGTATTAGAGCGCATCCCCGAAAATGATCCACGCTGTGCATTGCTGATGAACTTATTCATAAGCCGTGGCGCTCCGGGGCCAGTCGTCAAGGTGAAATGTAGCAAACGTATTGGTGAGCTGAATTTCGTCGAATGCATACGCTTGGGCTTGGCAGAGAACTACAAGGAGAAGTGTGTAGGCATGGGTGGtatttttgtgttgaaaaagGGTGCGGCACATCAGCACGTTATGCGTGATTTCAGCAAAACGCCATTGACCACAGAAGAGGAACTGAACGACTGGCTGAAATTCTACAATATGCCAGCGCAGTTGAATGCCTTGGGTACATTGATTACACATGAAAAT GATTTAGATTTGCGTCTGCAACATTTCCATTCCTTCTCCAAGTCCAATTGGGGTGGCCATTATCACTATGACACAACACCCGAAGTAGTTGAATACGAGGCTTATTTGAACGTAGCCGAACGTGTGGTGCGAGTGGACCGTCCGTTGGAGACACATAAAGTGGGTCGGGATTAA